GGCACGCCGAAGACTTTGATCAGCGAAGGGGAGTCGCCAGGGCCGGTGAGCGAGGTCAACGTGAATTTTCCGTCGACGGTGATCGAAGTATCGCCATCCGGCAGCGGCGGGAGTGCAACCGTAGCTGACGCGAAGCTGAGGCCCACTGAGCCTGACTTCGACGTGCTGAACAGGAGCGTGTCGGCTGCCCCACCCCATACGCCGTCCGCATCAGTGAACGCGATGTCGGCGGAGAACGTGACCGTGCTGGCCGGCCCTGCGATCCAAAGGTACGGATACCCAAGGGACACGGTTGTCGCTG
Above is a window of Pirellulales bacterium DNA encoding:
- a CDS encoding PEP-CTERM sorting domain-containing protein (PEP-CTERM proteins occur, often in large numbers, in the proteomes of bacteria that also encode an exosortase, a predicted intramembrane cysteine proteinase. The presence of a PEP-CTERM domain at a protein's C-terminus predicts cleavage within the sorting domain, followed by covalent anchoring to some some component of the (usually Gram-negative) cell surface. Many PEP-CTERM proteins exhibit an unusual sequence composition that includes large numbers of potential glycosylation sites. Expression of one such protein has been shown restore the ability of a bacterium to form floc, a type of biofilm.), with translation MSYLAPPPGGDSPFGVIIPSAPPSATPTYVSETGATTGAELKLVGHIHAVYYLDGLGLPATTVSLGYPYLWIAGPASTVTFSADIAFTDADGVWGGAADTLLFSTSKSGSVGLSFASATVALPPLPDGDTSITVDGKFTLTSLTGPGDSPSLIKVFGVPEPNAWLSFVVGGALLGLSARQRRTKARSPLSARHV